The proteins below come from a single Chitinophaga pinensis DSM 2588 genomic window:
- a CDS encoding RagB/SusD family nutrient uptake outer membrane protein has product MNNIVKILCIAILCLFICACTKFLDVGDPPDKVAANFVYSSNSGAAGVLTGVFFDLQRQGEGFAQGRTGISLFCGLAADEFNALPISSFNDMYTNTYPYDFWSVYYKFIYRINIALEAIGFSEKLSPDVKKHLLGEAYFLRGFIYFYLVNMYGDVPLLLTGDYKLNSKAARVDRNKVYDQIIKDLLDAETFLSSNYLEANVRNISIDRVRPNKFSAKAMLARVYLYKQDWINAELKSTEVLSQKSYYDTVALNEVFAKNSKESIWQLQPVSDGIRLNTLDAEMFTLINGKPDQYFNPVWVSDFLNHAFEIDDQRKNKWLGIAQDTSTKTEYLYISKYKYYSRNDVSKEYLTVLRVAEQYLIRAESRVHLNKLSQAKADLDIIRIRAGLKEIQLGSTDRLLNQIYHERQVELFAEWGHRWFDLKRIGEIDQVMTGVSPHKGGTWVSYKQLFPIPLYDLRYNVNLIQNAGYPSN; this is encoded by the coding sequence ATGAATAATATAGTTAAGATACTTTGCATTGCTATTTTATGTCTATTTATTTGTGCATGTACTAAATTTTTGGATGTTGGAGATCCGCCTGATAAAGTAGCCGCCAATTTTGTATATTCATCTAATAGTGGAGCAGCAGGAGTATTGACAGGTGTTTTTTTTGATCTACAAAGGCAAGGAGAAGGATTTGCACAAGGAAGAACAGGAATATCTTTATTTTGTGGACTGGCTGCAGACGAATTTAATGCTTTGCCAATTAGCTCATTTAATGATATGTATACCAATACATATCCGTATGATTTTTGGTCGGTATATTACAAGTTTATTTATCGTATTAATATCGCGCTGGAGGCTATTGGATTTTCCGAAAAATTGTCTCCTGATGTTAAAAAACATCTTCTAGGGGAAGCGTATTTCTTACGTGGATTTATTTATTTTTATTTAGTGAACATGTATGGAGATGTACCTTTACTTCTCACTGGAGATTATAAGTTAAATAGTAAAGCGGCACGTGTAGATAGAAATAAAGTATATGACCAAATCATTAAGGATCTTCTTGATGCAGAGACTTTTTTAAGCAGTAATTATTTGGAAGCTAATGTCAGAAATATTAGTATTGATCGAGTTCGACCTAACAAATTTAGCGCAAAAGCCATGCTTGCTAGAGTTTATTTGTATAAGCAAGATTGGATAAATGCTGAATTAAAATCTACTGAAGTACTAAGCCAAAAATCTTATTATGATACAGTAGCTTTAAATGAGGTATTTGCTAAGAATAGTAAAGAATCTATATGGCAGCTTCAACCGGTGTCAGATGGAATTCGATTGAATACATTAGATGCTGAAATGTTCACTTTGATAAATGGTAAACCAGATCAGTATTTTAATCCTGTTTGGGTAAGTGATTTCTTAAATCACGCATTTGAAATAGATGATCAAAGAAAGAATAAATGGCTAGGAATTGCCCAAGATACATCGACAAAGACAGAATATTTGTATATATCAAAATATAAGTATTACAGTAGAAATGATGTATCCAAAGAGTACTTGACTGTTCTAAGAGTCGCAGAACAATATCTTATAAGAGCGGAGTCAAGGGTGCATTTAAATAAATTGTCACAAGCAAAAGCCGATCTGGATATTATTCGTATTAGAGCTGGCCTTAAAGAAATACAACTAGGTTCAACAGATAGGTTATTAAATCAGATTTATCATGAGCGACAAGTTGAGCTTTTCGCTGAATGGGGGCATCGTTGGTTTGATCTGAAAAGAATAGGTGAAATCGATCAAGTAATGACTGGCGTCTCACCTCATAAAGGAGGTACTTGGGTTTCTTATAAACAGCTTTTCCCAATTCCATTATATGACTTGCGATACAATGTTAACCTCATTCAAAATGCTGGTTATCCTTCAAACTAA